Sequence from the Rhodococcus pseudokoreensis genome:
TGATGTTGACTCGGTGAAACTGATGCCGAGGGCGGTCAATCTGTTGTCCGGCTCAGTGATCTTATGCCGGTGCGGTCATGATCGCCACCACGTTGGTGTTGGTGTCCGAGCTGATACACCCGTCGACGGTTTGCGCGTGGTGGGTGGTGCGACCACCTGGACTACCAGCGTCTTTGAGTTCGGCTTCGTCAGCCATGTAGGGCAGTGCGGTCCACCTTTCACTGGTTGACGTTGGGCGGCGAGCTACGAGTGGACTGCGCAACCATGCCGTCCGACACAAAAACGCCCTCCAGCGCCACGCGCATCAGATTCAACGAGCCGCGAGCGAACATGGCGGCGCAATCGAAACTGACGCACCACCGGGACGGCATCACGGCATCAGATCCACCGAGTCAGGACCGGAGTTCGGCAACTTTCCGCTGAACCGGATGCGGTAGGCGCCCGGTAGGCGAATGGGCACCTACCAGAGTGCGCTGAACGAGCTTCCGAACCCATCGCCGGAAATTCCTCGGCTGCCAGATGTCACAGGGACCCGCCCTACCCCATCTCCCTAAAGCAGAAGCCGCGGAAACCAACTGCGGCCGGCAAGGAGGCATCACCATGACCGAGGCGAATCAGCCCAAGGACATGATCACGTCGATCCTGTCCTTTGTCGTAAGCGGGCACACTGGCCGTGTCCTTCCCGGTGGGACGAGCTATCCCACCCGCAGCCGCCCCGCCCTCGAACCGAAACCTCGGAAATGCCTTCACCCGGTGTTCAGGATTGTCGGTCGGGGCGAAGACCGGTGAGTCTCGCTACTATGCGGGCCCCTCACACTGGCCGCTCGCTCGCCCTCGAGCCGCGGCAGCACCCCTGGTTGCGCAATGCGACGATCACCGCGGCCGGCGGCGTTCTTTTCGCCGCCACCGCTCCGTTCGCTGGACTAGACGACTGGGCTGCACCCGGCGCCGTAGCCGTCGCCTCAGCGTCGGTCGGTGTGGGCGCACACGGCTACCGAACCCAACTACGTGAACTCGAAGTCGACCGCGCAACCGAACAGCTTTGCCACGTGATGGGACTGAGTAGTCCGAGTCGCGAAGGTCTGCGCGCATCACGATGGTCGAACCGGTGGCCGGGCCGCCCCGGACGACTTGTTGTGCGCTACCCGTCCGCGAAGCTCGCACTCGACCCGAACTTCATCCCCCGCATCACCGAGGTGCTCTCCGGCCAAATGTGGGGGGACTACCGGGTCAGCAAGCATCAACGCAAACAGTGCCGGATCGTCTTTGTGCCGGAGATTCGATCCGATAACTGCGCGGAGCAGCCAGCGGTATCCGCACGGGCGAAGCGCACGATCCTGACGTTGCTCGGGCCGACCGGGCGGGTGACGAAGACCGAGTTCGATCCCAACACCGGCGAGCTTGTCGCCCTCGAAGCCACGCATGAGGCAGGTGTGAAGCTCGCCCCATCCGGGTATCGCACCCGCATCGAACGCACGGCCTCAGCCAACCTGCCCGGCCGGTGGCGGACACGCTGGAACCTCGAGACCGATTGGGTCCGATTCGAAGTGCGACCGACCTTCGACCCCAACGTCTGGCATCCCGCAATCACACTCGACGAAGACTTCGACCCGCTCGTCAACTATGACGCTGTCCGAATCCCGTACGGCATCGACGAAGACGGCAATGTGATGTCCTGGCGGCCGGCCGTCGACCCGAACGTGATGCTCGTCGGAGCCCCGGGAACCGGTAAGACGGTCACCGCGCATACCCTCCTGACCGAGATCGCATACCGGGCATGGATCGTCTGGGTCGCCGATGGCAAGGGGGTCGAGTTCCTTGGGTATCAGGACTGGCCCAACGTGCAAATCGTCGCGTCGAGGATCGAGCACCAGGTCGCCGTCATCCACCGCGCGTGGCAAGTGATGGAAGAACGCTACGACGCAATCGTCTCGGGGAACGCGAAAGAGACCGACTTCGAGCCACTGGTTCTTTTCGTCGACGAGTTCGCGGACATCCGCGGCAATCTGCTGAACTGGTACTCAACCATCAAGGGCAAGGGTGACCCGACCAAACCCCGGACCCTGCAGGAGATCGCAAGCATCGGGCGAAAGGGTCGCACCGCCCGCGTCCATCTCATTATCGGCACCCAGCGGCCCGACGCCGAGTACTTCGGCGGCGACATGCGCGACAACTTCCGTATGCGCGTCTCGATGGGCCGACTCTCACCGCAGGGCGCCATGATGATGTGGGAATCGCCCGCCATCGGTACCACGATTCCACGGGGCTGCCGTGGCCGTGCAACCACGATCAATGATGCCAACCGCGATGTCGAGATTCAGACGTATCGAACCCCCGACCCGCGAAAGGTAGGTGATGGTGATGAGGGATACGAGCTCTTCGAGATCCTGCATCCCCCGGTGACCCGGCACGAACGATTGGTGATCCTCGACCCGGAGCCTGATCCAGTCGATATCGATACCGGCGACTCGACGGAAGAGGTCGAGATCCGCTTCCGTGACTACGTGCAAGCCCCCTGGGGCAGAGCAG
This genomic interval carries:
- a CDS encoding FtsK/SpoIIIE domain-containing protein, coding for MRNATITAAGGVLFAATAPFAGLDDWAAPGAVAVASASVGVGAHGYRTQLRELEVDRATEQLCHVMGLSSPSREGLRASRWSNRWPGRPGRLVVRYPSAKLALDPNFIPRITEVLSGQMWGDYRVSKHQRKQCRIVFVPEIRSDNCAEQPAVSARAKRTILTLLGPTGRVTKTEFDPNTGELVALEATHEAGVKLAPSGYRTRIERTASANLPGRWRTRWNLETDWVRFEVRPTFDPNVWHPAITLDEDFDPLVNYDAVRIPYGIDEDGNVMSWRPAVDPNVMLVGAPGTGKTVTAHTLLTEIAYRAWIVWVADGKGVEFLGYQDWPNVQIVASRIEHQVAVIHRAWQVMEERYDAIVSGNAKETDFEPLVLFVDEFADIRGNLLNWYSTIKGKGDPTKPRTLQEIASIGRKGRTARVHLIIGTQRPDAEYFGGDMRDNFRMRVSMGRLSPQGAMMMWESPAIGTTIPRGCRGRATTINDANRDVEIQTYRTPDPRKVGDGDEGYELFEILHPPVTRHERLVILDPEPDPVDIDTGDSTEEVEIRFRDYVQAPWGRAADHPLHDPVAQRDRKYIGQVRGANPMSVLGLDEGQASSSSETRMASLLADAVNSLHRPELSVVPAMSDDDVDDWEGFSEAESRSPGDLQVGDLILVDEETDQWAVIDTDPGPDEFDDDDHIAITWRGDGDLEGVISMPYDSEIACRKPLEFSS